A window of Clostridioides sp. ES-S-0010-02 genomic DNA:
CAATTCTTTTCCCATAGGTCTTTATAGCTATACATTGACCTCCCATAACATTTGCACTTCCAGGAGTTGTACATACAGAAGTTATACCACCTTCAAAAGCTTCTTTAAATGTTCTGTCCATTGGATTAATCCCATCTATAGGATTTAATTGTGGTGTTATTGGGTCAGTTTCTTCATTTCCATCTGCTCCTTCAAATCCTATACCATCTTCCCACAATCCTAAATGAGTATGGGCATCTATAAACCCTGGAAACACAAATTTACCACTTGCATCTATCACCTCTACATCTAAAGGTGCTATTAAGTCTTTTCCTATCTCTATTATTTTTCCTTGGTCTATAAGTATATCTCCCTGAATTATTCCATTTGTTATGGTATTTATATTACCATTTTTTATAAAAACCATTCATTTTCCTCCTGATTTTCAATACTATACTAACTATTTTAAATATTATCTCTTTACAGTCTCATTTCATAATTTCTTAAATTTTTTATTATGCTACTTACATTTATAATTGTTACACATAAGTATCATAACTAAACATAAATTAACCTATTTTTTCATTGATAATGCAACTCTTTTTTTATTTAAATCAATTCCAATTACCTTTACATCTACTATATCACCTACTGTAACAATACTCATAGGGTCTTTTACAAAGCTATTACTCATTTCTGATTTATGAACTAGCCCATCATTTTTTATTCCAATATCTACAAATGCTCCAAAATCTACAACATTTCTTATTGTACCTTTTAAAGACATCCCTTCTTGTATATCTTCAATTTTTAGGACATCAGTTCTAAGTATAGGCTTTATTCCTTCTTCTCTTGGGTCTCTTCCTGGTTTTTTAATCTCAGCTATGATATCTCTTAAAGTAACTTGGCCTACTTCCAATTTTTCACTTAATTCTCTCAAACCAATTTCCTTAACTTTTTCATCTATTTCTTCTATATTTTTATTTTTTACATCATCCAAAGAATATCCTATTATTTCAATCATTTTTTTGCATATATCATAACTTTCAGGATGTACACCTGTATTATCTAGAGGATTCTTTCCATCTAAGATTCTCATAAATCCAGCACATTGAGTAAATGCTTGAGGGCCAAGTCTTTTTACTTTTTTCAGTTGTACTCTTGATGTAAAGTCTCCATTTTCTTCTCTATATGCTATTATATTTTTTGCGATAACCTTACTTATTCCTGCAATATGCTCTAATAGAGAATATGATGCAGTATTTAAATCTACTCCAACACTATTTACGGAATCCTCAACAACTCCATTTAATACTTCTTCTAATCTCTTCTTATTTAAGTCATGTTGATATTGGCCTACACCTATACTCTTAGGGTCTATTTTCACAAGTTCTGCTAAGGGGTCTTGTAGTCTTCTCGCTATAGATATAGCTCCTCTTATTGATACATTTATATCTGGATGTTCTTCATTTGCGAGTTCAGATGCTGAGTAAACTGATGCACCAGCTTCGCTGACTATAACATATTGAATGTCTCTATCTATCTCTTTTATCATTTCTGACACAAATGTTTCTGACTCTCTTGATGCTGTCCCATTTCCTATTGAAATTATGTCTATATTATATTTTTCAATTAATTCTTTTAAAGTCTTCTTGGCCCCTTCTACATTATTTTGAGGGTCTGTTGGATATACTGTTGTATAGTCCAATAATTTACCATTTTTATCTACAACCGCTATTTTGCAACCAGTTCTAAATGCAGGGTCAAATCCCATAACTACTTTATCTTTAACTGGTGGTTGAAGTAATAAACTTTTAACATTTTTTCCAAATACACTTATAGCCCTTTCTTGAGCTATTTCTGTCAGATGATTTCTTATTTCTCTTTCTATCGATGGGAAAATTAATCTTTTATATGAATCTTCTATTGAATTTACAATTTCATCTTTATTCTTAAAGTTTTTATCATTTACATATTCATTTACTATATAATTTAAAACTTTATCATTATTTATTTCTAATTTAACTTTTAAAAAATTCTCTTTTTCTCCTCTATTTATTGCTAAAACTCTATGTGGAGCCATACTTT
This region includes:
- a CDS encoding RNA-binding transcriptional accessory protein, giving the protein MDINQILKNEFNLKDEQINNTLKLIDEGNTIPFIARYRKEMTGEMSDVTLREFYEKLMYLRNLQSRKDDVVRLIDEQGKLTDEITQNIEKAKTLQEVEDIYAPYKQKKRTRATIAKEKGLENLAVSILESNLDNIDLEAKSYINEEKEVTSVEDALKGARDIIAETVSDDAKIRKYIRELALREGMIVSKSSTDEKSVYDMYYDYSEAVKSMAPHRVLAINRGEKENFLKVKLEINNDKVLNYIVNEYVNDKNFKNKDEIVNSIEDSYKRLIFPSIEREIRNHLTEIAQERAISVFGKNVKSLLLQPPVKDKVVMGFDPAFRTGCKIAVVDKNGKLLDYTTVYPTDPQNNVEGAKKTLKELIEKYNIDIISIGNGTASRESETFVSEMIKEIDRDIQYVIVSEAGASVYSASELANEEHPDINVSIRGAISIARRLQDPLAELVKIDPKSIGVGQYQHDLNKKRLEEVLNGVVEDSVNSVGVDLNTASYSLLEHIAGISKVIAKNIIAYREENGDFTSRVQLKKVKRLGPQAFTQCAGFMRILDGKNPLDNTGVHPESYDICKKMIEIIGYSLDDVKNKNIEEIDEKVKEIGLRELSEKLEVGQVTLRDIIAEIKKPGRDPREEGIKPILRTDVLKIEDIQEGMSLKGTIRNVVDFGAFVDIGIKNDGLVHKSEMSNSFVKDPMSIVTVGDIVDVKVIGIDLNKKRVALSMKK